The genomic stretch GAACGTAGATTTCCTATATTCATCTAAGATAGGGATATCATATCCTTATCTTGTTTACGTATAGGATAGAATCTCTGTTTCATTTTTCATCCCAAGTTGTAATATCGACTGAATGATAAACTAAAGAATCAGGCACTCTATACCATCAATTTCTTGTAGCACTATGACATAGTGACCAGGTATTTCACTGTGACTTCACCCCGCCCAATGTGATAAGTGACAGATCCTTGTCACTAAAAGTGTCACTGCATAGCATTTGTGATAGTGACGCAGGGTGAGCGACCCGACGATGATCATTGGAAACTCTATCTGATGTCCCACTTCGCTCAAAGAAACTCCGCTATAAAGCTTAATACGATGATTTTATTGGATCGTCTACATGATTATCAGAAAGGATATTGAAAAGTCTATGTCTCTGggtaaagagagagaaaagaagaggcaaagcaaaggaaaggtaaaaaaaacGCGTAACATAAAGCACTCGGGGGCAAACGACCCAAGGATCTAACAGTGTGGGGTCCCTTTCATGTTGTTAATGAACCAACAGGCGAGATCTAAATATATCTTACCAACAATAAGGTGAAACTTCTGCAGGATTGCCCCTGTGGTTCCTTTTATGTTGGCTGGGTGATGGTATACCAACTCACCCGACTTTGGTACCCGTTTACTTTGAAATCCAATGATCGGCAGATACCCTGCTCCTGGAAGGGTTTCACGATTCGCCTATTCCCCTCCAAAGGCTTTCAGTCTAAAGTGTGACGGAGATGTGCGTATGTGCTTAAGCCTGCATCTCGCTGGCGCTTAACGGATGAGGACGGCGATCATTGGCCAGCAGCCCAACCCTACTCTGCCGCCCTTCCTCGCGATCGATTGAAGCAGTCAGTGAACCAAAGACTATATAGCCGCCCAACTCGCCCCCGGTCTTCGACCcctttctattttttggTACACTGCTTGTTTGAGGTTTTCTTTAGTCTCCCTTTCTGTTCTATTTTCGTCTTCTAGTGGTTCGTTTGGCTGGTCCAGACGAGTGCTATTTTTTGAGTCTTCCTATTTTTGGATCTTGCATTACGTCAAATAATAGTATCATTTTACACGCCCTGCGTCTAAGAAGCCCTTCGTTGACCGAAGTGAATCACTGGCGCCTTTAATATCCTTTCCCATTACTTTAAATCTCCTTCGCTCCCCCCAAAGCTGTGTCCAgcctccacctccacaaTGATCCCCACTGCCCGTGCTGCCGCAAGACCCAAGTTGAGCCTGAGCATTTCTGCTGCGCAGAATACCTCACGGCCTACATTGTCGCTCAAGTCCCCAGGTCCTCTTCCCCGGACTCCAATCTCCCCGTCTGCCGCCAGTCCCAGTTCCGCCCGGTTCTCATCTCTTCAAGTGCCGAGTTATGGCTACGTCAACTCATGTTCCTCGAAGAGCATTCTCAAGAAACAGTCGACAGCGGTCGCAGCTGGCACCGTTAACAAACGAATCCAGTTTAAATGCACACCGACCGTCCACTGCGTGACGCCTATTGAGAATCCTGAGGAGTACTACGGTACGCACACCAAGATGTCGCGTGAAGAGCGGCGTTGGATGGTGCGCGAATGAAGGATCGCCGAGAAAACTCGGAGAGAAAACCTACGCAGACGGAACGAGAGGACTCCTCAGAGTTCAGGGTCTCGTCATCCGTTGAGAGCCTATTTCCCGCGACCGTGCCCGGCCCTAATCCTGGATCGACAATGCAACTTGCAGcacagatgcagaagagcCTGTGGAGGACCGTCCGCGCAGAGCGTCGGACGTCTGGAACCAAAGTCAAGATGAGGAACGTCCCTGTTGGAAAGGAGGGCAGTGTGTCAATGTATATATGATCCTATTATGTTTATGATGTGACGATGAGATCCATACCAAGTATAGCATGAGTGAGCATTAGCCTGGAGAAATCCAATTACAGTCGTTACGCTCTATCAGTTGCGTCCATATTCCGTGGTCTTCCATGTACAGCTCTAGCATATGTTTCTACTTGTCTTACATCCATGAATAATCGTAttagccaagaaaaaaaaattaaacaCACTTAGAACTTATGATGCTCCTGCTCTGCATCAGTACCATTTTGGTCATGGCTTAGGGCACCCTTTGAGGGCTTCTGTGGCCCGTGCGACCGAACGTCAGGTCTTTTCCGCAATACTTATCGCCGTGTGTCCAGCCGATTACCATCTCTACAACTAACCCCAATGTTGAACTTGAGAACCCCGGTCGCGAGTTTTCGCAAGGCTATATGCAGCACAGCCAGACGTAGCTTGCTTCCTCAAAATCGAGGCCTGCTCACTTTCGCTATTGAAACTTCTTGGTGAGAACGATTCCGGAACTGAACCAAGCTTGACTGCTAACTTGTCTATCTGCACTAGCGATGACACTTCAGTCGCAATCgttgagaagaatgaagccACCAATGCCGCTAAGATACATTTCCTTGAGAATGTAACGGCCGACTCCAACGAATACCGAGGTGTCCACCCCATTGCATCCCTCGAGTCGCATCAAGAGAACCTCGCGAAGCTGGTTGATAAGGCGCTGAGACATCTGCCCGTCGCTTTGGGAAATGCTGAAGGACACCGATCGATAACGCTCGCGGATGGCTCCCAGCCGCGCTACAAACCGGACTTTGTATCCGCTACTCGAGGGCCAGGGATGCGAGCGAATCTCTTCGTCGGCTTAGATACAGGGAAAGCGCTGTCAGTTGCGTGGCAGGTCCCTTTCATGGGTGTTCATCATATGCAAGCTCATTTGTTGACACCCCGGCTTGTGTCGTCTCTACGTCAGGATCAAGAGACCAGTAATCACACCTCGCCGTCACCGCCAGTTACACCAGAATTTCCCTTCCTATCTATCCTTGTCTCGGGCGGCCATTCGAATCTTGTGAAATCCTCAACTCTTACGGACCACAAGATCATGGCGTCTACCGCGGACATAGCAATTGGCGAGTCGCTTGACAAATCAGCCAGGGAAATCCTTCCTAGTTCCTTACTGCAGAGTGCGAAGAACACCATGTACGGCAAGATGCTAGAGGAATTTGCTTTCCCAAATGGTAGCGCTGATTATGCTGATTACCGTCCACCGATGAATCGTGGCGAGGAACTCATCAAGCGGGAGACCCCATGGGGCTGGTCCCTGACGACGCCGTTTGCTAATACCCGCAACCTGCAATTCAGCTTTTCATCTATTGCCAGTGCGGTCAAGAGAATCATCacacagaaagagaattCCGGACAGAAATTTTCCCACGAAGAACGAGTTGATATGGCGCGCGAATCCATGCGGGTTTGTTTCGAGCATCTCGCCTCTCGGACGATCATCGCTCTTGAGACACTTCGTCAGCAGAAGCCTGAAGATGAGGTGAAGACCGTCGTGGTCAGCGGTGGTGTCGCGGCTAATCGTTTTCTCATGACGGTTTTGCGCTCATTCCTCGATGTCCGCGGTTTCGGCCATGTCGACATCGTTGCGCCCCCTCCGTACCTGTGCACCGACAATGCTGCGATGATCGGATGGGCTGGCCTTGAGATGTTTGAGGCGGGCTGGCGCACAGATCTCAGTGCCCGCGCTCTCAGGAAGTGGAGTCTTGATCCGCAAGCCGACGATGGCGGCGTTCTGGGCCCCAGTGGGTGGCAGAAAGCCTAGGCCTATCTTTGATCGATGACAGGGTCACGCATTGCCTTCACTGTACACTAGTAATACCCCATGTACACTACTCAGCCTTTTTACTTTTAacagatgtatatatactctcaATTTACAGTTACAGATAGACAGGATATGATAGTAGTATTTTTGGATTAGAATTTTGTTTTCTACCAGATCTATCTGACAATCGTACAGAAGGCGCTACCCCGGTAGTCTTATCCCACACCAAAATATAGTGCCAACGACCATTTGTCAAAAAGCTGCATTGATTCATGCTGCCCATCTAGTGATTTCGAGGATACTGTCATCCAATCGGCCAGCGACCAGAGAGCTCCTGTTTTCCATGGCCCCTTCGGGGACCCAGCTGCCGCTGAATGTTGGCTTGATAGTCGTGACGCCGGTGGTTCCTCGCATCGACTATCTATTGATCAGGGATAAGGCTCCAAGTCAGCCACCCGCGACATTGTCACCTTGCCGCAGATTGGTGATTTGTTTGCGAAgctcgaggaagaagtcctTGCCGTTGGCCATGGTGTTTGCTGTTGCATGAACGTCAACATGACGAAATGGAGGGTATCAATCAGTCAGGCGACGTACGTTTTGAGCCCCAAGGTCCAGAGCGATTTGTATCCTTTCCACCAGGTTTATAGAAAAAGGGTTTCGGCTCTATGAGAACGGTTAGCGATCCGATGGGTGTTTGCACGTCGCAGAATAAAGTACCTCTTGAATCTAATTGCACATGTTACGTTAGCAAGTAGTACATCGCAGAGATATCACGGAAAGAGCCTACTTCTCTTGAGAGCCGCCTTCGCCTCGGCGGCATTGAAGCCTCGCACGGGGACATGTTGTTCCTGAGCTGGTCCAGTGGAAAGTTGATCACGCGACTCTCCCCAGTTATTCTGGTTCTGTCCGCTACGAGAGCCACTGTGTGCGCTCATTGTTCTGTGCAAGGAGTGTCTTTGCCCCGACTGACGGTTCTGGTCGTATGTGCGGCCCCCGCGCCATCTAGCAGGAGATCTCCGAAGTTAGCATCAAGGGCGGCTGGAGGTAAATAGCGAATGGggaaaatatatttatatatatatgaatGTTAGGGCCGGGGAAAATCGAGGGGAAGACGATTACCGATCATCGCCAGGACCACTCATAttgaggagggagaagctCAATCAAATcagattgaattgaattatTTAAGCTGTGGGCTTTCAAAGAAGCTCCGCGTTGGTTAAATCGGACCATGAATGTCAGGTGGAGTCTCTCCGCCTTGGCTCAAGATGGTTTAGTGCCGCCGGGCAAGTGAGATAACGGACACTCCTCGCTTTCGCGTCTTCCCTTCGCCGCCGATGGCTGTGACACCGCTGCCCTTCATTTCTTTGCGATTTTATGCATTTTCCGGTTGCTATTGAGTCATGATTGGCATTTCTCCTTTACTTGACCCGGTTTCCTTATGCTACGCGGCGCCGCGAGACTCTGTTTGATTGCAACGTGAGGCTGAGCGACAAGCTCAACGACATTAATCAACATCCATTCTTTTTGTACACCATTTCATCCACAACTGGCTGAGCGCTGTTTTCCGACCACAGTAATGGCGCCATTAACTTCGAATAAATATCGGTCATCCCCCGGAAGGCCGCCTAAGACCCAATCCAAAGCGGTGCTGAAAGGCACCCAGAACTCAAACGCTACTCCCGGCGACGGACCACCCCTCAAAAAGCGGAAATACGTCCCTGGTGGACCGGGCGGTGGAGGCAGATACATCGAGCTTGATGTGCGAGAGACGAAACCACCTAAACCGGCGAAACCTGCCAGACCCCCCAAACCAGCCAAACCGTCGCCAGTTGCACGCAACTCTACCCCCCGAACCCGCCATGCACGAGAAGCTGAAGCCCAACCCATGCAGCtccctccacccccacctCCCGTCCCAACGACACCACCATCTGCGCGTCTCACAAGAGACAAAAGCCAAAATCGGGGCGGCCGCTTCGGCTCCTCGACCGCGGCTGCTCTCGCTTTACAACAGGGGGATGGGTATAAGCCACGGGAAGAGCGAGGGTGGGAAGAGTTTCACCCTGACCTGGATATTGAAACGAAGTTTGTCGTCTTCCCTGCGGAGGAAGTGGACAAGCCAGCTCCATCTGCGCATGTGGCCCATATCCTCTCTCCGAATGGCCTCAATCTCAGCAATGACAAAGACCCATTAGCTGAACTTATCCGAGCTCATGCCAATGGCACGTCTCCTACACCTATCAAACGCCGGCCAGGGCGCCCTCCCCGCCGTCCTGAGGCAATTCTAAACGCCCTCGGAATTACACCACAACCAAAAGTTGTTCCACCTCCTGGTCCAAACCCCCGTGAGAGGCTAACCCTCCCTAAACCCTCATTTCGACTACGAGATCCATTTGTTTTCTACGACCACCCAGGGGTGGGCCAACAAAACTATGTTGACCGGACAATGGCAAGTGTCGGATATCAGGAGAgtgatcttttccttcgccACGATCGTCGACTGATACGGGTAACTGAGGCACCGCAGGAGGACGATCTCGATGCCGTCAATCCCGTTGGAACTGAGGAGGAGCCCAACACGTCTGTTGGGAGAGTAGAATATGACATGGATGAGCAGGACGAAAAGTGGCTGGAGGACTACAATGCTAAGCGGAGGGAGGATCAGTTGGAGCCTATTAAACCCGCTGTCTTTGAAATTACCATGACAAagattgagaaagaatggcatGCGCTCGAAAAGCGCatcccaaaaccaaacccaaaaccTCCTCAGACACAACGACCTCGTTCAAGCTCTGCCGCTGCTGTCAATGGCGAAACCACGGGGCCTGGAGAGGATCAAGACAGCAAATGTGCAATTTGCGATGATGGTGATTGTGAAAACTCCAATGCTATCGTCTTCTGCGATGGGTGCGACCTGGCGGTACACCAGGAGTGTTACGGCGTGCCGTTCATCCCCGAGGGCCAATGGCTGTGTCGTAAGTGCCAGCTGGTCGGGAGAGGAGCCGTCAACTGCATCTTCTGTCCCAACACCGAAGGTGCCTTCAAACAGACTACCACTTCGAAGTGGTCTCATTTGCTTTGCGCTATATGGATCCCTGAAGTGTCTATAGGCAATCCGTCGCTGATGGAGCCGATCACCGATATTGAAAAAGTACCCAGGAGCCGCTGGAAACTTCACTGCTATATTTGCCGGCAGCGAATGGGTGCATCGATCCAGTGCAGCAACAAGAACTGTTTTGTTGCATTCCATGTGACTTGTGCCCGACGGGCTCAGCTCTatctgaagatgaagtctGGTCACGGATCTCCCGCAGTCATGGATACTCACCTGCTCAAAGCATTCTGTGACAAACATGTTCCTCCCGAGTGGCGTCGGGAACATGGGACAGACGCTGCTACCGCTGAAGCTATAGAATTTTATCGTAATACTATGCAAGGCCGACGATGGGGTGATAGTCAAGCTGCCGCACTAGCTCTAGAGCCGTCACAACCCCTCGGGTATGAGCATGGGGACGATGAGGCACTACGGACTCATACGCCACGCATTACGCTTACGGTTGGCgggaataaaagaaaaaggcctACTGTACCCAAGACTATCTGGAAACTGCCGTCTGGCGCTCCCGTAATACCGCACGTTGTCCTAAATGCCGTCGCAGCCTCTCTCCAGCGCTTCGGTGTGCGTCAGAGAAAGCAATATGCAGAGGATGCGTGCAAGTACTGGACACTAAAACGCGAAGCCAGGAGGGGCGCTGCATTGCTGAAGCGTTTGCAGCTACAATTAGAAACCTTCTCCTCTATGGAAATGACCAGGCGAGACTACGTCGCGATGGGAGCTGCCGGAGGAAAGCGGCTCCAACGCCGTATTGAGTTTGGTGAACGACTATATCACGATCTCGATCGGTTGAGAACGATGTGCGATGAGGTCAAGAAACGTGAGagggagaagttgaaggatgCCGAAACTCTTCGGAGCATTGTGGACACTGTCTACTTCCCTATATTCCCCTTGCTGTGGCCTATTTTTGAAAAAGCTCAAGGGTGAGTGTCTTTTCCTCTAACTACTTTGGGATTGTTACTGATGTCGATACAGACTTGACGGCAAGGGCATCTTCAGACAGGGGTTGGTCTCGATACGCACCAAGCTGGAAGAGCGCCGGTACACATCCGTTTCTGCCTTCTCCGCTGATCTTGCTCGCGTGTTCACCTCGGAGATTGGAGTCCAGCCCGCTGGGGACACCGCCGAGCTTCAAATGCAGATCAGCGGCCGCGCTCCGGAGCTCAGCCTAGAGCAACGCGAGAAACGGAAACTGGCCAAGCGCATTATCAAATTCATTCAGCCTGCCCTGGAGGAAGcgatcaagaaagagagcgagTTGAATCGTAAGCCCTTCGAACAGGAGCTTAAGGAGTTGGATCTTATGCTCGAGAACAGCGTTATGTCGCGAAGGGGCTCACAAGCCGAGTCTCTGGCGGCTGGTGATGAGGGGCAGGGAAAACGAGAGGTTCCCCTTGAGAATGCTGAAAAGGTCAATGGAGATGTTGAGGTCACTGCTAAGTCGGAGCCCTCTGATGGCGCCGAAGTTACCGCTATACCCCAACAGTCCATTGATAGCGCTATGCCAGATGCAGACCAAGCCCAAGCTCCCGATGGTGCTTCAGTATCTCAGTCTCAGGAAGCCCCCGGGGCTATGGTAGCCACTCCGGCGGTAGAGCATGAATCTGATAAGCAAGAGAACCCGTCTGCCAATGCAACGTCTACTACTCTTGACGCACCACCAGTTCCAAATGGAGTCTCAGACAAATCAGAAGAGAACGATCTAGGACCCGCCGATCAACCTACTGAACCACAGAAAGAGCCGTTGACACCCCCTCCCAGCTTCAAGGGAGACCAACAGCTACCTTTAGCACAAGGTGGTATCCAGTGGTATATGCAACCATTCGATCCCGTGGGCACCACTATCCATGAAGAGCGATGGACGGGCCGGGACGTCATGCGCGGGATGAGTGAAGAACTCAGTGAgcttgacgaggatgagctgAAAGACCTAGTCGACGATGAACTCGAAGGGGAGATGGGCACTGCCATCGAGGGATCCACCGACACTAGACCGGATGCTGCACCGGAGCAGGCCGTCAAGGTGTATCGAACCCGGCGGCGCTGGCGCGGATTTAAATAGATGATTGAAGCGATTCCCCGTTtgagtcttttttttttttatttcttctttcttcaacctcttcttctcctttctctctttaatacttttttttgcttctatCATGTTTGTGTTCAGGCTTCTGGCGCGGATCGGATTACGGCgtccccccccccttttcttctcttgcaTCTTGTTGATTTCACATGTTCCCTGTGCTTTTGCGTCTACTACGATGAATGAATCTTGAGATGTTCGTTTTCTTGCACTGATAGCATTGAGGATGGGGGTCGTCGGGACTGTAGTTAGTTAGGTTGATCTACGACTGAATGGACTACTGCAACTGAGGATTCTAAGCGTTAATCCCGTGTGAGAGTGTAGTCTATTGtatttattatttgatttctAGTGAATGGCCAGGAAGATTCACTCCTATCTATGTATCTCCGGAGGAAGTGATCATAACAAACAGCCGGGTCTTGGCGCT from Aspergillus oryzae RIB40 DNA, chromosome 1 encodes the following:
- a CDS encoding uncharacterized protein (predicted protein): MSGPGDDRWRGGRTYDQNRQSGQRHSLHRTMSAHSGSRSGQNQNNWGESRDQLSTGPAQEQHVPVRGFNAAEAKAALKRILIEPKPFFYKPGGKDTNRSGPWGSKPNTMANGKDFFLELRKQITNLRQGDNVAGG
- a CDS encoding putative PHD finger domain protein (PHD finger protein BR140/LIN-49), whose translation is MAPLTSNKYRSSPGRPPKTQSKAVLKGTQNSNATPGDGPPLKKRKYVPGGPGGGGRYIELDVRETKPPKPAKPARPPKPAKPSPVARNSTPRTRHAREAEAQPMQLPPPPPPVPTTPPSARLTRDKSQNRGGRFGSSTAAALALQQGDGYKPREERGWEEFHPDLDIETKFVVFPAEEVDKPAPSAHVAHILSPNGLNLSNDKDPLAELIRAHANGTSPTPIKRRPGRPPRRPEAILNALGITPQPKVVPPPGPNPRERLTLPKPSFRLRDPFVFYDHPGVGQQNYVDRTMASVGYQESDLFLRHDRRLIRVTEAPQEDDLDAVNPVGTEEEPNTSVGRVEYDMDEQDEKWLEDYNAKRREDQLEPIKPAVFEITMTKIEKEWHALEKRIPKPNPKPPQTQRPRSSSAAAVNGETTGPGEDQDSKCAICDDGDCENSNAIVFCDGCDLAVHQECYGVPFIPEGQWLCRKCQLVGRGAVNCIFCPNTEGAFKQTTTSKWSHLLCAIWIPEVSIGNPSLMEPITDIEKVPRSRWKLHCYICRQRMGASIQCSNKNCFVAFHVTCARRAQLYLKMKSGHGSPAVMDTHLLKAFCDKHVPPEWRREHGTDAATAEAIEFYRNTMQGRRWGDSQAAALALEPSQPLGYEHGDDEALRTHTPRITLTVGGNKRKRPTVPKTIWKLPSGAPVIPHVVLNAVAASLQRFGVRQRKQYAEDACKYWTLKREARRGAALLKRLQLQLETFSSMEMTRRDYVAMGAAGGKRLQRRIEFGERLYHDLDRLRTMCDEVKKREREKLKDAETLRSIVDTVYFPIFPLLWPIFEKAQGLDGKGIFRQGLVSIRTKLEERRYTSVSAFSADLARVFTSEIGVQPAGDTAELQMQISGRAPELSLEQREKRKLAKRIIKFIQPALEEAIKKESELNRKPFEQELKELDLMLENSVMSRRGSQAESLAAGDEGQGKREVPLENAEKVNGDVEVTAKSEPSDGAEVTAIPQQSIDSAMPDADQAQAPDGASVSQSQEAPGAMVATPAVEHESDKQENPSANATSTTLDAPPVPNGVSDKSEENDLGPADQPTEPQKEPLTPPPSFKGDQQLPLAQGGIQWYMQPFDPVGTTIHEERWTGRDVMRGMSEELSELDEDELKDLVDDELEGEMGTAIEGSTDTRPDAAPEQAVKVYRTRRRWRGFK
- a CDS encoding N(6)-L-threonylcarbamoyladenine synthase family protein (predicted metalloprotease with chaperone activity (RNAse H/HSP70 fold)); protein product: MRNVPVGKEGSVSITARRSLLPQNRGLLTFAIETSCDDTSVAIVEKNEATNAAKIHFLENVTADSNEYRGVHPIASLESHQENLAKLVDKALRHLPVALGNAEGHRSITLADGSQPRYKPDFVSATRGPGMRANLFVGLDTGKALSVAWQVPFMGVHHMQAHLLTPRLVSSLRQDQETSNHTSPSPPVTPEFPFLSILVSGGHSNLVKSSTLTDHKIMASTADIAIGESLDKSAREILPSSLLQSAKNTMYGKMLEEFAFPNGSADYADYRPPMNRGEELIKRETPWGWSLTTPFANTRNLQFSFSSIASAVKRIITQKENSGQKFSHEERVDMARESMRVCFEHLASRTIIALETLRQQKPEDEVKTVVVSGGVAANRFLMTVLRSFLDVRGFGHVDIVAPPPYLCTDNAAMIGWAGLEMFEAGWRTDLSARALRKWSLDPQADDGGVLGPSGWQKA